DNA from Aliarcobacter skirrowii CCUG 10374:
CAATTAATGGCAGATTATCTAACAATAATGGAAGAGGGACTTGATAAAAATCTAGTTGTTGCATATATTGGTGATGGAAACAATATGGCTCACTCATGGCTAAATATGGCTTCAAAATTAGGATTTGAGTTAAGAATTGCAACTCCAAAAAATTATCAAGTAGATCAAGATATTTTAAAAGAGGCTTTAAAAGAGGCTAAAAAAAGTGGTGCAAAAATCTCTACTTGTTTTGATCCAAAAGAGGCAGCTGCTGGAGCAACTGTTGTTACAACTGATACTTGGATTTCAATGGGTCAAGAGGCTGAAAAAAATATGCGAATAAAAGATTTTAGTGGTTTTATAGTTGATGAGAATATTATGAAACTTGCTAGTAAAAAAGCTATATTTTTACACTGTCTTCCAGCTTATAGAGATTATGAAGTTAGTGAAGCTGTACTTGAAGGAGAGCAAAGTAGAGTTTTCCAAGAGGCTGAAAATAGACTTCATGCTCAAAAAGGTATTATGGTTTGGTTAGATAAAAAAAGAGATGAAAAACAAAAAGATAAAAAAAGCAAAAAAAGAGACAATAAATAGATGATAGATTTCGCCAAATTCGTAAAATACTCAAAACCAGGACCAAGATATACTTCATATCCAACTGCACCTGAGTTTAGTGAAAGTTTTACACAAGATGATTTAAAAAAGTATTTTAAAAATCAAGATAAAAATAGAAATTTATCTCTATATTTTCACCTTCCTTTTTGTAGAAGTGCCTGTTATTTTTGTGGTTGTAATACTATTTTTACATCAAAAGAGGATAAGAAAGTAAGATATATTGAGTATATTAAAAAAGAGCTTGATATTTTAAAAAAACATTTAGATACTTCAAGAGTTGTAACTCAAATGCACTTTGGGGGAGGAACTCCAACATATTTTTCACCATCACAGCTAGAAGATTTAATAAAAAAAATCAAAGATATTTTTCCAAATTTTAGCCTTGATGCAGAGATATCTTGTGAAGTAGATCCAAGATATTTCACAAAAGAGCATATGGATGTTTTAAAAGCTGGTGGATTTAATAGACTTAGCTTTGGAGTTCAAGATTTAGATGAGAATGTACAAAAAACAATTCATAGAGTTCAACCATTTGAGCTTACACAAAATGTTATAAAAATAGCTAGAGATGCTGGAATTAAATCTATTAATACAGATTTAATCTATGGTTTACCACACCAAACAAAAGAGAGTTTTAAAACTACTTTAGAGAAGATGTTAACTTTAGATGTAGATAGATTTGCTGTATTTAATTATGCGCATGTTCCTTGGCTTATGAAAACTATGAGAAAATTTGATGAAACAACTTTTCCAAAACCAGATGAAAAACTTGAGATGCTAAAATTTACAATAGATTTTTTCACATCAAATGGCTATAAAATGGTTGGAATGGACCACTTTGCAAAACCAGATGATGAACTTTTTAAAGCTATTTTAAAAGGTGAACTTCATAGAAATTTCCAAGGATATACTACAAAAGGTGGTGCTGATTTAATTGGAATTGGTGTTACATCAATTGGAAATGGTGTTGATTATTATGCACAAAACTACAAGGATTTGGAACTTTGGGAAAAGGCTATTGATAATGAAGATTTACCAGTATTTAAAGGTTATAAACTATCAGATGATGATATTTTAAGACAATTTGTAATTATGGAACTTATGAGTAACTTCTCTTTAAATATCAAAAAAGTAGAAGAGCAATTTAAAATTAACTTTAAAGAGTATTTTGATGATGCACTAAAAGCTTTAAAAGAGTTTGAAGATGCACAACTTCTTAAAATATTTGATGACAAAATAGAGGTATTTGCCACAGGAACTATGCTAATTAGAAATATATGTATGCCTTTTGATGCTTATTTAAACAAAATTCCTGAAGATAAAAGAAGATTTTCTAAGACAATTTAATCAAATTTTAATAAAAAACATATAACAATTTTACCCATTAGTAGGTGCTAAAGCACCACTTAGGGGAGAGTAAAATGAGAAAAGCATCTTTTTCTGTAAATAGAAGAGACGAATTTACAGATATACACACACAAAGATTAAACGGACACAATAGTGCTATTTTTGAAAATAGCAACTACAACAGCTACAAAAGTTTTTATGACTACGACAATTTTCTAGAACTTGCAAAACAAAAGTATGAACAAACAGTAAAACAAAAAATGCAACAAAGTGCTATTTCAAATATGTTTCAAGAGGCAATTATAACTATAGATGATACTCACACGCAAAATGATTTGGTAAATCTATTTTTTGATTTAAAGCAGAAATTTGGTGGACATGAACTTATAAATCTTACAATTCATAAAGATGAGGGATATTTTTTAAAAGATGGTGTAACTTATAAACCATATAAAAATATTATAAAAAAAGATGACAACTGGTATATTTGTAGTATTGATAATCCAAGTGAAAAACCAGAAGAGTTCTCACAAATTGTTGATATTCAAACTTATGTAAAAGTTTCAAATCCTCATGCTCATGCTGTTTTTTCTATGTTTGACTTTAAACTTGGAAGAAATGCTAGAATGCAAAAAAAAGATATGGTTGAGAGACTTAAAATAGTTGCAGATATTTTAAAACTTGAATATGCTCCACAAAAAATATATAAAATTTTGGATAGCAATATGGATATTATTGGAGCTAAAGAGCAAGATTTAAAATCTTTAGAGTTTAAAATAGACTCTAAAAAGCAATTAATTTTTGATCTTAATAATAAAATCTTAGCAAAAGAGCATCTTCTTGAAGAGCTAAATCAAGAACTTACATCAAAACATACAGTTTTAAGTTCAATTGCAAATAAAATAGATGAGAAGAATAGAGAGTTTCAAGATTTGATTACTCATATTTTGACAAAAGAGGATGAAATTGAGAGTTTACAAAGAAAAATTGTGGATAAAAATTCTCAACTAAATTTGATTGAAGTTAGAATAAAGGAGAGAGAGTTTTTATTAAAAGAGCTTGAAAATCAATTGAGTTAGATATTCAAAATTGGGAATTACCCAATTTTAAAATATTATAAAAGCTCTTTTACTAAATCAGCAGGAGATTTTGCAGATAGTAAATTTGGTGCTACATCAAATGCAGTTTTTGCTCCAAAATCACCTTTTAAAGCCAACTTATAAGTAGCTCTTGCATAAGCAACTAAAACACTAGCTGTAAACTCTGGATTACTATCAAGTTTTAAAGAGTACTCAATTACTTGATTAATACCATTGCTACTATTTCCACTTCTAATTACAAATCCACCATGAGGCATAGTGTTGTGATTTTTATCAAACTCTTCTTGAGAGATAAAATTTACAGTTGTATCATAAGGCTCAAAGTAGTTTGGCATTGTTTTTATCTCATTTTCAACCTTTTTAGCATCAGCACCATCTTTTAAAACAACAAAACACTCTCTTGTGTGTTTATCTTTTGTACTCAAGCTTGGTCTTGTTCCACTTCTTACTTTTTCAATAGCACTATTTGATGGAATTGTATATTGAACTCCAGCTTTTACACCCTCAACTCTTCTAATAGCATCTGAGTGTCCTTGACTTAAACCTTTACCCCAAAAAGTGTATGTATCTCCATCTGGTAAAAGTGCTTCTCCAAAAAGTCTATTTATTGAGAACATTCCAGGATCCCAACCAATTGATATCATTCCTACTTTTTTATTAGGCTTTGCAACTTTATCAACACTTGCAAAATAGCTTGGAATTTCTGCGTGGTTATCATAACTATCAACAATATTAAAATGCTCTGCATATAAAGGTCCTTGTATTGGTAAATCATCTTTTGAACCACCACAAAGAATTAAAACATCAACTTTATCTTTAAAATCTAAAATATTTTCTACACTATAAACAGGAGTGTTTATTGTAGTTACACTTTTTGGGTCTCTTCTTGAAAAAACAGCCACCAAACTCATATCAGGATTTTTTGAAATAGAAAGTTCAACACCTCTTCCTAAATTTCCATATCCAACAATTGCAACTTTAATTTGATTATTCATGCTAAACGCTCCTTTTTTGGTAGTAAATTTTTTGCTAAAAATATTAGCAAAAAAAATTGCGACAATATTTTACAATTAAAAAACTTAATAAAATAGTTAGTCTGTTTATTATAGAATGAGCATTTTAAAATTTAGGAGATTTTTGT
Protein-coding regions in this window:
- the argF gene encoding ornithine carbamoyltransferase, producing MRHFLSLMDFSKEEILEILNLAKKIKNDAKSGKHKDYMPKKILGMIFEKSSTRTRVSFEAGIYELGGVGLFLSSNDIQLGRGEPMKDTARVISRMVDMVTIRTFEQEKLEEFARYSKVPVINGLTDKLHPVQLMADYLTIMEEGLDKNLVVAYIGDGNNMAHSWLNMASKLGFELRIATPKNYQVDQDILKEALKEAKKSGAKISTCFDPKEAAAGATVVTTDTWISMGQEAEKNMRIKDFSGFIVDENIMKLASKKAIFLHCLPAYRDYEVSEAVLEGEQSRVFQEAENRLHAQKGIMVWLDKKRDEKQKDKKSKKRDNK
- the hemN gene encoding oxygen-independent coproporphyrinogen III oxidase; amino-acid sequence: MIDFAKFVKYSKPGPRYTSYPTAPEFSESFTQDDLKKYFKNQDKNRNLSLYFHLPFCRSACYFCGCNTIFTSKEDKKVRYIEYIKKELDILKKHLDTSRVVTQMHFGGGTPTYFSPSQLEDLIKKIKDIFPNFSLDAEISCEVDPRYFTKEHMDVLKAGGFNRLSFGVQDLDENVQKTIHRVQPFELTQNVIKIARDAGIKSINTDLIYGLPHQTKESFKTTLEKMLTLDVDRFAVFNYAHVPWLMKTMRKFDETTFPKPDEKLEMLKFTIDFFTSNGYKMVGMDHFAKPDDELFKAILKGELHRNFQGYTTKGGADLIGIGVTSIGNGVDYYAQNYKDLELWEKAIDNEDLPVFKGYKLSDDDILRQFVIMELMSNFSLNIKKVEEQFKINFKEYFDDALKALKEFEDAQLLKIFDDKIEVFATGTMLIRNICMPFDAYLNKIPEDKRRFSKTI
- a CDS encoding diaminopimelate dehydrogenase; protein product: MNNQIKVAIVGYGNLGRGVELSISKNPDMSLVAVFSRRDPKSVTTINTPVYSVENILDFKDKVDVLILCGGSKDDLPIQGPLYAEHFNIVDSYDNHAEIPSYFASVDKVAKPNKKVGMISIGWDPGMFSINRLFGEALLPDGDTYTFWGKGLSQGHSDAIRRVEGVKAGVQYTIPSNSAIEKVRSGTRPSLSTKDKHTRECFVVLKDGADAKKVENEIKTMPNYFEPYDTTVNFISQEEFDKNHNTMPHGGFVIRSGNSSNGINQVIEYSLKLDSNPEFTASVLVAYARATYKLALKGDFGAKTAFDVAPNLLSAKSPADLVKELL